GAGAAACCCGCTGTCATCCAGCGGTGCCAGAAAAAACTCCGGCAATTGTGACATGTCCACTTTAGGGAAATGTTCGGATTCACCAACCAGCGTCAGATCAAAAACGGATTTCTGCGGGAAATCCAGGTCGTTCTTTGTCCTGAAAAATTCACCATCTTCCATCAGCAGCGGCTGCCTGCCACAGCGCCGACCGAAGCTGACAACCAAACGTGAATCCGGGCTGACTGCCTGTGTGCGCCAGTCGTCACCCGCCCGCAGTGACCAGAAGACATTGCCACGCTCCACGACATTGTCGGGAATCAGCGTCGCGCCGAGAAATATGTTGTTGTACAACGCAAGTCCGGAACCATCAAACCCCTCAGCCACCGAATGTACATTTAATGCCACGTTGTATCGGTAGTGGACTTCGTCGGTCACCCCGTCACAGTCACCCAGACGCTTTTTCGAAAAGAAAAAATTATTGCGCACTACGACGTTATCGCCAAGGTTGTAAATACGAAGCGCCGTATAATTTGACGTATCGTACAGTGCATTACTCTCGATCAGAATGTTCCTGTAGGCGGGCACGTCCAGTGGCATTTGCTGAGGGTAAAGCATCATGCCCGAGGAGTTGCCTATTCCATGCAAAAGATTTCCACGCACGACAAGATCATTGGCGCTGATTGCGATGATACTTTGATGCGGCCGATCAAAAGCCAGAGGATCCTCCGGATAGCGAACAAAGTCCTCTCCGGTGATGTGATTGAATTCTATAACGCCATGGCGGCTACCGCTCATGTACATGATGCCGGATGAGCCTTTGACTTTGATGAAATTGCTGCGCACTGTCACCCGCTCCGACTTGCGAATCAGTACCCCACGAAATACTTCATAAAACCGGTTTCCCTCGACCAACACCTGCTCGGTGCGACGAAGATTTATGGCGTAAACACCCCGCTGCGGCCCCCGTGACCAGTGATCAGCGTGCAACACGCTGTTCTGAATCCGCAAATGGCGGGCGTTGTATGCCTGTACCAGGCGCAGCCGCTGCTCACTGTAAATATCGAACCCGTCGAAGGCCAGATAGACATCCTGCGGGTCGCGATATTCCAGTTCAATGCCCTCCAGCCGTGGCCTCTTGCCAGGAGCAGCCGTAAATTCGAGAAACCCGGTCGCATCAGGCTTTTTGTGCTCAACAAACGCGGGATAGGTGCCCTGGTGCACAATTACGCGGCCGCCACTTTTCAGAGTACGTCGCGCCTTTTCCAGAGTTGCCCAGGGTGCGGTGGCAGAGCCATCATTGTCATCACTGCCCCGGTTGATATCGACGTGATAGTCCGCCATCACTGCGGCACTCAGTAACAGGCCCCAAAGAATACAGACCATTTGTCCCAGTAGTACACACCTGCGAGCGCCCAGCAGGCTTACTGAAATAGCCCTGGCGGCGATGGTTTCATTCCAGGGATTCACGTCATTACGCCCCCACGCAGGTTGCTGATCTCGATTACAGCAGATTAGCGTTTACTGGAAAGCCCGTGGGAATATGTCGCAATGCTTTCCATTTATTTCCCTCGCCAGTGAAAGTCTCATGAAGTATCCGCCATACCATGGTGGCCATCCGGCAAAAAGAATTATCTACGCGCAGCGGATTGCATACACTTTCAAAGGTCGCTCAGTACCTGGAGTATCAAGGTGAGTAGTTCAGAGCAACACAACAGAAATCTCAGGCGGTTGTATTACTGCGTGAACCTGACGGGTGACACGCCATGAGTAAACATTTTTCATTGTTCAAACTGGCACAAGGGGACCGCCATGCCGGAAAATGGCGCATGATGCTCATTGCCGTCCTGCTCGGCTGTCTTTATGCAGGGCTTCGTCCGGATCCTCTGCCACAACCGTTTCCCAATTTCGATCTGCTGCTGCACTTTTTTGCCTGTCTGACAATTACTTACATTTTCGTATTTGCCTTTCGCCCGCCCCTGCGTGGGATTTTGATCCTCACCTTACTACTCGCCACAGTGGCGCTGGAGATCGCTCAGGGCATTTTTCTTACTCATCGATCCGCATCGCTTACCGATTGCCTTGCCGGTATCGCAGGAATTCCGATTGGCTGGTTACAGGGACGCTGGGTCCGACGCTGGCTGCGCCACTGGAGCAAGCATATGGGAGGTAGTGGTCTGCGCATCCGTAACCGTTGGTGACAAAATTTCACCTGTTTTCTTGCGCTCTTGTGATGCACTGCCAACCTTTCTGATTAAATGTTACCCAAAGTATGCAGTAAGCGCCCTTTGGGGATTCGATGCCAAGTAGTGGTTAGGGGAAACCCTGGAGGTAAAACAGTGCATCAGGGATGGATTCGCGCGCACCAAAGTGATCTCGCCGCTGTCTACCGGGCAGCAGACGGTCTACTCATACTGATCGCTTTGGCGATTTGTTCCACATTTTTAGGGAGCGGGCTGGACAAGGATTGGCTGATTGCGGGCCTCAGTGCGGCGGTAATATTTGCCTTCATCGCTGAATCCCTGGAGCTGTATCGATCCTGGCGCACCGACAGTTTTCGCAACATGCTGACAACCACCGCCCTCGCGTGGGGTATGGTCTGCCTGCTGCTGCTGTTGATGGCATACTTTTCAGGTCATGGCTCCCACTATTCCCGGCTGGTTGTGGGCACCTGGTTTTGTTTCACACTACTTGGCCTCGCAGTATGGCGATACGCCCTGCGACATGTACTTCATTATTTGCGGCTGAATAATCGCAATACTCGGTCAGCAGCCATACTGGGCGTTAACGCCGCCGCAATGGATCTCGCTCAGGAACTGGAAAAGAATCCACAACTGGGTATTCGACTGCGCGGGATCTACCGCATCCCGGACCAGGAAAGCACGTCTCTCTCCACTGCAGCTCCAATTTCGGGTTCAGACCTCGAAGCTCGGCACCCGCAAGTAACGGGTGACTTTGTACAGGCATTGGAGGCCGCCCGCAGTGGTGAACTGGATCTGATTTATATCGCGCTCCCCATCAGTGAAGCCGGGCATATTGGCCGTTTGTTGGCGGCTCTGGCGGATACAACGGCCACCGTATATTTATTACCGGGTATTTTCGGCACCAATCTGCTACGCGCACGCTGGCAGCGTATTGGCACAAGTACGATTCTGAGTATCTATGACACGCCCATTCAAGGGTTCAATAGTTGGCTGAAACGGCTGGAAGATCTGGTGGTGGCGTCACTTGCGCTGATATTGCTAAGTCCGCTAATGCTACTGATCGCGCTCACCGTCAAGCTGTCATCACCTGGCCCGGTGCTGTTTAAACAGCGACGCTATGGACTCAATGGACTTACCATCGATGTATGGAAATTCCGCACCATGTTCTGTACCGAAGATGGCCCCGAGATTCGTCAAGCCTGCCGCAACGATGCGCGCATAACGCCGCTGGGACGCTTCCTGCGCTGTACGTCTTTGGATGAATTGCCACAACTGTTCAATGTCCTCAGTGGGAGCATGTCCATTGTCGGCCCGCGTCCCCACGCGGTGGCCCACAACGAACAATACCGCTCCATTGTCAGCGGCTATATGCTGCGTCACAAGGTAAAGCCCGGGATAACCGGCTGGGCACAGATCAATGGCTGGCGAGGTGAGACCGACACTCTCGACAAAATGCATAAGCGGATAGAGCACGATCTCGATTACATACGCAACTGGTCGCTGCATCTGGACATCTACATTCTGTGCATGACGATTGTGCGCGGATTTAGTGGAAAAAATGCATATTGAAACAAGCCAGCGCCGATTTGGGGAAATTTGCATTTTTATCCGTGTATTTTTCCCCGCTGTTTCTAGACTCTTTTTTTAAGCCGGCTAGATTGCCGAGCTACTTGTAGACGGGTAATAAGCAGTCCCCGCCTGAAAGCGATATCGCATGCAGGAAGGAATATCGTGCTCGCCAGAAATTTTCAATCAGCACTGGGATTCAGTTGCATCGCAGCTGCGTTTTCCTGGACACCCGCGTCTGCCGACCCGATAAAACTTGGATCCGGAATTTTAGTTTCACCTGCCGTCGCTATGGACCTGCGCTACGACGACAATATCAACAACTCTGTAGAAAATCCTATCGACAGCTTTCTATTGCTGACGAATCCCCGCGTTGCGGTTGAATACGATCGCAACGCGGTAATCTATTCACTGGAGTACTCCCTTTCCCACGGAAACTATCTGGATGGTGGCCGTGCTTCCTTCACTGATCACGCGCTCACCGCCGATGCCGAGTGGGAAATCAGCAATCGCCAATCACTGACCTTTGGCGCTGCCTATCTGGACATCCACGAGGAGTTCAACGATCAGGTAGCAAACGATCTCGAAAGTCTCATATACGAACGGGATCGCTACCGCGAATCCAACCTCTTCGCCACTTACAGTTATGGCGCGGAAGGCGCTCGAGGACACCTGGACCTGACCCTTGGAGTAACGGATCGCAATTACATTGAAGAGCTCATTGCCTCCGACCGGCGCACCCCCTACGGCGGCGCAGCACTATCCGTGAATATTGGAGGAAAAACGGCGTTACTGGCGCAACTGGATGTCCGCAGCATTCATTACGATCAGGGCATCAGTGCCATAACAGAGCGTGACAATCGCGAGGCCTCGTTAATGATCGGAGGGGAGCGGGAGACCTCCCAGTTCACCGCACTGCTGCTTGCCGGTATCGTCAGGAAGTATTTCGATAACAACGACATTCAAGATTACCAGCGTCCGCGCTGGATCGCGGCACTGGACTGGCGCCCCACAGAGACCAGTGAACTCACTTTGTCGGCAGAACGACGCCCAGTCGATTCTGTCGATACCCTCGCCAATTTCGTCGACGCTACGTCGGGCCTTGTCGGCTGGCAGCATGCGTGGAGTGAAAAAATAAGTAGCAACGCGTATTTCCGCTATACCGAAGCAGACTTTACCGGGACCGACGTACAACAGAAAAGTCGCCGCTGGGGCCTCACCGTACGCTATCAATTTCGCCCCTGGATGGACATCCGCAGTGGCATTTCCGCCCTGAATCAACAAGCCAACGAGGAAGACCTTACCTACGACCGCAACCAGGTATTCCTTGGATTTGATGCTTCCTATTGAAAATGACAGGAATCTGATCATGCCGAAAAAAGTAACAGGCTGGGCCATTCCCTTATCCGCCCTATGGCTGTCCGCCTGGGGAATGCTTCCCGCCTACGCAGACACACCATCTTCGGTACTCGAAGAGCAGTATCAACTGGGAACTGGTGATGTCATCACTATCCGGGTTTTTGGCGAAGACGAGCTGTCCCTGGAAGTACGCCTCAGTGATAGCGGGGTTATTAACTACCCATTCCTGGGTGAAATCCAGGTAGCCGGTTTCACCGCATCTCTGCTTGAAAAGAAAATCGCTGCCGGCCTGCTCGATGGGTATATGGTCAATCCGAGCGTGGAGGTAACGATTAAGGAATACCGCTCCTTTTTTGTGGATGGCGAGGTTAATACACCCGGCAGCTATGCATTCCTTCCCGGGTTAACCATCAACAAAGCCATCGCGATGGCCAGTGGATTAACGCCTCGGGCTTCTCAGCGCAAGATCATTATCAAGCGCGGTCATGGGGAAAACCAGGAGGTCATTGAGGCCGAGATGGATACCAAGCTGTATCCCGGCGACATTATTACCGTCAAGCAGAGCTTTTTCTAAAGAGAATCTATATGAACTATCCAAATGGCAATAACGATGGTGATGAACCTCTGCTCGACCAGGGGCCGGATCTACAGCGTTTCGGCAAGGTATTGTTCGCTCAGCGATGGATGATCACCGGCCTCACCGTAGCAATTACCGCAGCAGCAATCGCAGTAATCGCCGCCATTCCGCCGCGCTATCAGGCGACGGCATCGCTGGTTTTCGAGGTGGATCAGGCAAACCCTGTGGCGGTGGATGAAATCTATGATGCCGGCCCTCAGCGACGGGATTACATCCTGACACAAACGGAAATTCTGCAGTCACGACAGTTGGCAGAACGGGTCATTCAGCGCCTGGAGCTCATGAAACATCCTGAATTCTCTATCCCAACGTCGCGGGGGCCACTGTCATTTCTCAGTGCCCTTTTTGGCGCTGATACAGCATCTGAATCGCCTGCGCCATCTCAGTCGCTTGCCGCAACAACCAGCGCATTTCTCAAACGCCTCACCATTGAACCTGCGAGAAATACCAATCTGGTGCGGATAAAGTTTGAGGCTGAGTCAGCGGATCTCGCAGCACTTGCAGCGAATACACTGGTGGAAGAATTTGTCGTGGCCCAGTCTGAAGCCAAGGCACAATTTACCAGCCGGGCCACCTCTTGGCTGAACGAGCGACTGGAGACGCTGCGCGGAAAACTTGAGGTTTCCGAAAACCAGTTGCAAGCGTTTCGGGAAAGTGAAGACCTTGTTGACATCAGTGGCGTGCGAGGGCTCGCCGAGAGAGACCTGGACGTCATGACGACGCAACTACAGGAAATGCGTCAGGAACTGAAGCGGATCACCAGTGTACATCAACAGTTCGAGACGTTGGCAGGCAACGAGATGGCCCTGGCCAATTTACCCGAAGTCATCGGCAATCCACTCATTCAGGAAATCAAGCGCAACGAAGCTGCCGCCCAGAGAAATGTTGCTGAACTGGCGCGCCGCTACAAGTCCAAACACCCGGAAATGATTACCGCCCAGAACGAACTGGACATGGTTCGCGAACAGCTCGCCGCCGAAGTACGCAATTTGGCGGACGCGGTAACAAGCCAATATGAGACCGCGCTCTCCCGCGTGCGCGCGCAAGAACTTGAAGTTGAGCGTGCGAAACAGAATTACCAGAAGGTGTCACACCAGGAATTTCGTTATCAGGAGTTGGTACGTGAAGTCGAGATAAACCGGCAACTTTACGATACTTTTTTTACTCGCGTGAATGAGACACGGGAGACCTCAGGCTTCGATATCGCACCCGCCCGTTTCGTGGACGCCGCCGTGGTACCCAATTCCCCGGAGAAGCCGAACAAGAGTCTACTGGCAGCTGTATCTCTGTTTATGGCGTTGTTCTTTTCCACCGCACTCGCGTTCTTACTGGACATGCTGCGCTTGGGCGTACGCGGCCCAGATGATGTAGAAATCTCTCTGGGGCAGCAGTTGATCGGTGTTATTCCGGACATGAAAAAGCTCACGGGAATCGATCTTCACCTTCGCACCTTCTTCGATCCGGAACAGTACGCCTTCGGCGAGGCCATACGTACTTTGCGCACCAGTGTTGTCCTGTCCAGCCTGGCCAAGTCCCGTCGCGTTATCGCTGTGACGTCATCCGTTCCAGCGGAGGGTAAAACGACAGTCACCGAAAATCTCGGATTCGCACTGGCGCAAGTGGAAAAGGTGCTGCTTGTCGATGCGGACCTGCGCAGACCTGTGGTTGGCATCGACTTTGAAACCGCCCGGGAACACCCGGGATTGACCAATCTGATCGAAGGCACACATTCGATTGACGAGTGCGTTTATCATGACAGTTACAGCGGTCTCGATATCATGCCTGCTGGCACCTACTACCGCGACCCGCAAAAACTGCTGGTTTCACCTCAATTTGCGGAAAAAATACACGAACTCTCTGAAATTTACGATCGCGTCATCATCGATACACCACCGGTAAAAGCGGTGAGCGATGCACTGATCATCTCCCGCGTTTCGGATGCGCTGCTGTATGTGGTCAAATATGATTCCACCAAGAAACGCATTGTCAAAAAGGGAATAGACCGCTTTATTCAGATTGGAACCCAGGTCGACGGCGTTGTATTGACTCATGCAGATGTAGGTAAGGACTCTATCTACTCTGATGAGTATTACGGTTATGAATACTACATGACCCCGAAATACGAGATGGCTCGTTCTGAGAAATCGGAGAAGAAATCGGATCCGGAACTCAAGAATCCAGAGTTGGAAACCGCAGACGATCAACACTGATCGCAACACATGACCAGATCAGGCTGCGCCCTTACTTCACGCAAGTTGAGGCAAGGGCGCAGC
This is a stretch of genomic DNA from Microbulbifer bruguierae. It encodes these proteins:
- a CDS encoding right-handed parallel beta-helix repeat-containing protein; the protein is MHQGTYPAFVEHKKPDATGFLEFTAAPGKRPRLEGIELEYRDPQDVYLAFDGFDIYSEQRLRLVQAYNARHLRIQNSVLHADHWSRGPQRGVYAINLRRTEQVLVEGNRFYEVFRGVLIRKSERVTVRSNFIKVKGSSGIMYMSGSRHGVIEFNHITGEDFVRYPEDPLAFDRPHQSIIAISANDLVVRGNLLHGIGNSSGMMLYPQQMPLDVPAYRNILIESNALYDTSNYTALRIYNLGDNVVVRNNFFFSKKRLGDCDGVTDEVHYRYNVALNVHSVAEGFDGSGLALYNNIFLGATLIPDNVVERGNVFWSLRAGDDWRTQAVSPDSRLVVSFGRRCGRQPLLMEDGEFFRTKNDLDFPQKSVFDLTLVGESEHFPKVDMSQLPEFFLAPLDDSGFLAAPVPRSRVEKPLPGPWQQPVQSTPLPVSLKSPVVEH
- a CDS encoding GumC family protein; translated protein: MNYPNGNNDGDEPLLDQGPDLQRFGKVLFAQRWMITGLTVAITAAAIAVIAAIPPRYQATASLVFEVDQANPVAVDEIYDAGPQRRDYILTQTEILQSRQLAERVIQRLELMKHPEFSIPTSRGPLSFLSALFGADTASESPAPSQSLAATTSAFLKRLTIEPARNTNLVRIKFEAESADLAALAANTLVEEFVVAQSEAKAQFTSRATSWLNERLETLRGKLEVSENQLQAFRESEDLVDISGVRGLAERDLDVMTTQLQEMRQELKRITSVHQQFETLAGNEMALANLPEVIGNPLIQEIKRNEAAAQRNVAELARRYKSKHPEMITAQNELDMVREQLAAEVRNLADAVTSQYETALSRVRAQELEVERAKQNYQKVSHQEFRYQELVREVEINRQLYDTFFTRVNETRETSGFDIAPARFVDAAVVPNSPEKPNKSLLAAVSLFMALFFSTALAFLLDMLRLGVRGPDDVEISLGQQLIGVIPDMKKLTGIDLHLRTFFDPEQYAFGEAIRTLRTSVVLSSLAKSRRVIAVTSSVPAEGKTTVTENLGFALAQVEKVLLVDADLRRPVVGIDFETAREHPGLTNLIEGTHSIDECVYHDSYSGLDIMPAGTYYRDPQKLLVSPQFAEKIHELSEIYDRVIIDTPPVKAVSDALIISRVSDALLYVVKYDSTKKRIVKKGIDRFIQIGTQVDGVVLTHADVGKDSIYSDEYYGYEYYMTPKYEMARSEKSEKKSDPELKNPELETADDQH
- a CDS encoding outer membrane beta-barrel protein; the encoded protein is MLARNFQSALGFSCIAAAFSWTPASADPIKLGSGILVSPAVAMDLRYDDNINNSVENPIDSFLLLTNPRVAVEYDRNAVIYSLEYSLSHGNYLDGGRASFTDHALTADAEWEISNRQSLTFGAAYLDIHEEFNDQVANDLESLIYERDRYRESNLFATYSYGAEGARGHLDLTLGVTDRNYIEELIASDRRTPYGGAALSVNIGGKTALLAQLDVRSIHYDQGISAITERDNREASLMIGGERETSQFTALLLAGIVRKYFDNNDIQDYQRPRWIAALDWRPTETSELTLSAERRPVDSVDTLANFVDATSGLVGWQHAWSEKISSNAYFRYTEADFTGTDVQQKSRRWGLTVRYQFRPWMDIRSGISALNQQANEEDLTYDRNQVFLGFDASY
- a CDS encoding polysaccharide biosynthesis/export family protein, which codes for MPKKVTGWAIPLSALWLSAWGMLPAYADTPSSVLEEQYQLGTGDVITIRVFGEDELSLEVRLSDSGVINYPFLGEIQVAGFTASLLEKKIAAGLLDGYMVNPSVEVTIKEYRSFFVDGEVNTPGSYAFLPGLTINKAIAMASGLTPRASQRKIIIKRGHGENQEVIEAEMDTKLYPGDIITVKQSFF
- a CDS encoding undecaprenyl-phosphate glucose phosphotransferase is translated as MHQGWIRAHQSDLAAVYRAADGLLILIALAICSTFLGSGLDKDWLIAGLSAAVIFAFIAESLELYRSWRTDSFRNMLTTTALAWGMVCLLLLLMAYFSGHGSHYSRLVVGTWFCFTLLGLAVWRYALRHVLHYLRLNNRNTRSAAILGVNAAAMDLAQELEKNPQLGIRLRGIYRIPDQESTSLSTAAPISGSDLEARHPQVTGDFVQALEAARSGELDLIYIALPISEAGHIGRLLAALADTTATVYLLPGIFGTNLLRARWQRIGTSTILSIYDTPIQGFNSWLKRLEDLVVASLALILLSPLMLLIALTVKLSSPGPVLFKQRRYGLNGLTIDVWKFRTMFCTEDGPEIRQACRNDARITPLGRFLRCTSLDELPQLFNVLSGSMSIVGPRPHAVAHNEQYRSIVSGYMLRHKVKPGITGWAQINGWRGETDTLDKMHKRIEHDLDYIRNWSLHLDIYILCMTIVRGFSGKNAY